In a single window of the Acidobacteriota bacterium genome:
- a CDS encoding putative Na+/H+ antiporter, producing the protein MAIEPFNAVATGIFVLAILHTFAAARFARLAHRVQHRHDEAARAHGRPAFPSVVAGLLHFLGEVEVVFGLWALVLMMAIALYAGWDVSTHYISDTVNYTEPMFVVVIMALASTRPVVGFAEAALRRVAAAGGATPAAWWLAILIVGPPLGSFITEPAAMTICALLLARQFYDLQPSARLKYATLGLLFVNVSIGGTLTHFAAPPVLMVARPWEWDILFMVSHFGWRALTAVVVSTVAYFLLFRRELRGLATLPPEPDIESPDDPARGLLPVPPWVVTVHLAFIAWTVINAHHPAMFLGGFLFFLGFARATSPYQSQLELRTPLLVGFFLAGLVIHGGLQGWWIAPLLGSLGETPLFVGATALTAVNDNALITYLATLVPNLGHELKLAVVQGAVVGGGLTVIANAPNPAGQALLGRFFGGAVSPLWLFAGAILPTLIAAAVFRLL; encoded by the coding sequence ATGGCGATCGAGCCGTTCAATGCGGTGGCGACGGGCATCTTCGTGCTGGCCATCCTGCACACGTTCGCCGCCGCGCGGTTCGCACGACTGGCGCACCGCGTGCAGCACCGGCACGACGAGGCCGCCCGCGCGCACGGTCGTCCCGCGTTCCCCAGCGTGGTGGCCGGGTTGCTGCATTTCCTCGGCGAAGTGGAAGTCGTCTTCGGCCTGTGGGCGCTCGTGCTGATGATGGCCATTGCGCTGTACGCGGGGTGGGACGTCTCGACGCACTACATCAGTGACACGGTCAACTACACCGAACCGATGTTCGTGGTCGTCATCATGGCGCTGGCGTCCACGCGTCCTGTCGTGGGGTTCGCGGAGGCCGCGCTTCGTCGCGTGGCAGCGGCTGGTGGCGCGACGCCCGCGGCCTGGTGGCTGGCCATCCTGATCGTCGGGCCGCCGCTCGGGTCGTTCATCACCGAGCCCGCCGCGATGACGATTTGCGCGTTGCTGCTGGCGCGCCAGTTCTACGATCTGCAACCGTCCGCACGCCTGAAGTACGCCACACTCGGCCTGCTGTTCGTGAACGTGTCCATCGGCGGCACGCTCACGCACTTCGCCGCGCCGCCCGTGCTCATGGTCGCGCGGCCGTGGGAATGGGACATCCTCTTCATGGTCAGCCACTTCGGCTGGCGCGCCCTCACGGCCGTCGTCGTGTCGACCGTGGCGTACTTCCTGCTGTTCCGTCGCGAGTTGCGTGGCCTCGCGACCCTCCCGCCGGAGCCCGACATCGAGTCGCCCGATGACCCCGCCAGGGGATTGCTGCCGGTGCCGCCGTGGGTCGTGACGGTGCATCTGGCGTTCATCGCGTGGACCGTGATCAACGCGCACCACCCGGCGATGTTCCTCGGCGGGTTCCTGTTCTTCCTCGGGTTTGCCCGGGCCACGTCGCCGTATCAGAGCCAGCTCGAATTGCGGACACCGCTGCTGGTCGGTTTCTTCCTGGCAGGTCTCGTGATCCATGGCGGGTTGCAGGGATGGTGGATTGCGCCACTGCTCGGCAGCCTGGGCGAGACACCGCTCTTTGTCGGCGCGACGGCACTGACGGCCGTGAATGACAACGCCCTCATCACCTATCTCGCCACGCTCGTGCCGAATCTCGGCCACGAGTTGAAGCTCGCCGTCGTCCAGGGTGCCGTCGTCGGTGGTGGATTGACCGTGATCGCGAATGCCCCGAATCCGGCCGGTCAGGCGCTGCTGGGACGCTTCTTCGGAGGCGCGGTGTCGCCGCTCTGGCTGTTCGCGGGCGCGATCCTGCCCACGCTGATCGCCGCCGCTGTCTTCCGGCTGCTGTGA
- a CDS encoding DUF2218 domain-containing protein, whose translation MAATRTTLPTRTASRYITRLCAHWRHKFAVQGDDTQALIPFGIDNGNATCRLVAGDTGLAVTVDAPESDLDRWEGVLLRHLQRFAPRGEDLRLEWTRG comes from the coding sequence ATGGCCGCGACACGCACGACCCTCCCCACACGCACCGCGAGCCGGTACATCACGCGCCTCTGCGCGCACTGGCGCCACAAGTTCGCCGTGCAGGGCGACGACACGCAGGCGCTCATCCCGTTCGGCATCGACAACGGCAACGCCACGTGCCGCCTCGTGGCCGGCGACACGGGCCTGGCCGTCACCGTCGACGCCCCGGAATCCGATCTCGATCGCTGGGAGGGCGTCCTGCTCCGCCACCTCCAGCGATTCGCGCCGCGAGGCGAGGACCTGCGCCTGGAGTGGACCCGCGGCTGA
- the dnaX gene encoding DNA polymerase III subunit gamma/tau: MSRPYQVLARKWRPQRFDDVIGQIGVTQTLRNAIQRGRIAQSFIFSGARGVGKTTTARILARALNCESGPTADPCGTCDACVEIAEGRDIDVIELDAATHTGVDNVREVIIEGLGISPARDRYKIFIIDEVHMLSNSSFNALLKSIEEPPPHVVFMMATTELHKIPETIRSRSQEFELRTIGARSVAEQLTHIAKAEGIDADPDALLLLARSGEGSMRDALSAFDQVIAFAGDRITAADVASVLGLIGRDVLMDMAEIVADGRASDVFDAVGRLVESGQDLKLVVRELTGLVRDLMIVGIDPTRLQDPELATDAERLQALSARFSREDLLRAFDVLARAEQDVRYAAQPRYHLEMALLRWIHLGHLTPIADVLDALGSGRPLASGTVSRPASAPSRSASAAPATPASSGSALRRLTQAVDARQETRPVAPSAPAVTPVPAVRAEPPAVTPVATNEPPPAASEPTSVSPAPSSGGDGTVDAFIEALRKSNRTFFGTALSRATFVVEDAVLVVTVGGKFEQQRCEGRRSWIEETAQHVFGRALKMDVRVVASAAEAKVDPAEQDKARLKEQALKSEAVQAMLDVFSAEIRDAEEIT; the protein is encoded by the coding sequence GTGTCACGCCCGTATCAGGTGCTCGCCCGCAAGTGGCGTCCCCAGCGCTTCGATGATGTCATCGGGCAGATTGGCGTGACGCAGACGCTGCGCAACGCGATCCAGCGTGGTCGCATCGCGCAGTCCTTCATCTTCTCGGGTGCCCGTGGCGTCGGCAAGACGACCACCGCGCGCATCCTCGCGCGCGCGCTCAACTGCGAGTCCGGCCCGACCGCCGATCCGTGTGGCACGTGCGATGCGTGCGTCGAGATCGCGGAAGGGCGCGACATCGACGTCATCGAGCTCGACGCCGCCACGCACACAGGCGTCGACAACGTGCGCGAGGTCATCATCGAGGGTCTCGGCATCTCGCCCGCGCGCGACCGCTACAAGATCTTCATCATCGACGAAGTGCACATGCTGTCGAACAGCTCGTTCAACGCATTGCTCAAGTCGATCGAGGAACCCCCTCCCCACGTCGTCTTCATGATGGCGACGACGGAACTGCACAAGATCCCGGAGACGATCCGATCGCGATCGCAGGAGTTCGAGCTGCGCACGATCGGCGCGCGCAGCGTCGCCGAGCAGCTGACGCACATCGCGAAGGCCGAGGGCATTGACGCCGATCCGGACGCGCTGCTGCTGCTCGCCCGATCGGGCGAGGGCAGCATGCGCGACGCGCTCAGCGCGTTCGATCAGGTGATCGCGTTCGCGGGCGACCGGATCACGGCGGCCGACGTGGCGTCGGTGCTCGGCCTCATCGGGCGCGACGTGCTGATGGACATGGCGGAGATCGTCGCCGACGGGCGCGCGTCGGATGTCTTCGACGCGGTGGGGCGGCTGGTCGAGTCAGGACAGGACCTGAAGCTCGTCGTCCGTGAGCTGACGGGACTCGTGCGCGACCTGATGATCGTCGGCATCGATCCCACGCGATTGCAGGATCCCGAGCTCGCCACGGATGCGGAACGGCTGCAGGCGTTGTCGGCGCGATTCTCGCGCGAGGATCTGCTGCGCGCGTTCGACGTGCTGGCGCGTGCCGAGCAGGACGTGCGTTACGCGGCGCAGCCACGGTACCACCTCGAGATGGCGCTGCTGCGGTGGATCCATCTTGGACACCTGACACCGATTGCAGACGTGCTCGACGCGCTGGGCAGCGGACGTCCGTTGGCGTCGGGCACGGTGTCGCGTCCGGCGAGCGCGCCATCGCGGTCCGCAAGCGCGGCACCGGCGACGCCTGCGAGCTCTGGCAGCGCGCTGCGTCGTCTCACGCAGGCCGTGGACGCGCGGCAGGAGACGCGGCCGGTAGCCCCATCGGCTCCGGCCGTCACACCGGTGCCGGCTGTACGAGCCGAACCGCCCGCCGTGACGCCGGTCGCAACCAACGAACCGCCTCCAGCCGCATCGGAACCGACGTCAGTATCGCCCGCTCCGTCGAGCGGCGGCGACGGTACCGTCGACGCGTTCATCGAAGCCCTGCGCAAGAGCAACAGGACGTTCTTCGGCACGGCGCTGTCGCGTGCCACGTTCGTGGTCGAGGACGCGGTGCTCGTTGTAACGGTCGGTGGGAAGTTCGAGCAGCAGCGATGCGAAGGACGCCGGAGCTGGATCGAGGAGACCGCGCAGCATGTCTTCGGCCGCGCGTTGAAGATGGACGTGCGCGTCGTGGCGTCGGCCGCGGAAGCGAAGGTCGATCCCGCGGAGCAGGACAAGGCCCGCCTGAAGGAGCAGGCCCTGAAGAGCGAAGCCGTGCAGGCGATGCTCGACGTGTTCTCCGCCGAAATCAGGGACGCGGAAGAGATTACATAG
- a CDS encoding arsenate reductase family protein gives MAITVYQYPKCSTCRNALKWLDQQAIPYASVDIVTAPPSASTLCRLHRASHLPLARFFNTSGESYRNGGFKERLKTMSEGEAYAVLAADGKLIKRPLVDAGDVVLVGFDPVAWAEALRR, from the coding sequence ATGGCCATCACCGTCTACCAGTACCCGAAGTGCAGCACCTGCCGGAACGCGCTGAAGTGGCTTGACCAGCAGGCGATTCCTTACGCGTCAGTCGACATCGTGACGGCGCCGCCGTCGGCGTCCACGCTTTGTCGCCTCCATCGCGCGTCGCACCTGCCGCTGGCGAGGTTCTTCAACACGTCGGGGGAGAGCTACAGGAACGGCGGCTTCAAGGAGCGGCTGAAGACGATGAGCGAGGGCGAGGCATACGCGGTGCTCGCGGCGGACGGGAAGTTGATCAAGCGCCCGCTCGTCGATGCCGGCGACGTGGTCCTCGTCGGCTTCGACCCGGTTGCATGGGCGGAGGCTCTACGTCGCTGA
- a CDS encoding winged helix-turn-helix transcriptional regulator: protein MTAQAQTDVFRAIADPTRRALLDLLRTGDRTVNELAEPFDMSRPAISQHLRLLLEARLVAVRKEGRQRRYRLNSTPITRVARWAGKFDDGAKAKKKR, encoded by the coding sequence GTGACCGCGCAAGCCCAGACCGACGTCTTCCGTGCGATTGCCGATCCGACGCGCCGGGCGCTGCTCGACCTGCTCCGGACCGGTGACCGCACCGTCAACGAACTCGCCGAGCCGTTCGACATGAGTCGCCCGGCCATCTCGCAACACCTGAGGCTCCTGCTCGAAGCCCGTCTCGTCGCCGTCCGCAAGGAAGGCCGCCAGCGCCGCTATCGGCTGAACAGCACTCCCATCACGCGCGTCGCGCGCTGGGCCGGCAAGTTCGACGATGGCGCGAAGGCGAAGAAGAAGCGCTGA
- a CDS encoding YbaB/EbfC family nucleoid-associated protein, translated as MNIQKMMQQAQQMQERMQRQMAETVIEASAGGVVSVKVDGAKHLLSITIDPEAVSAGDVEMLQDAILAAVQDAQRKADEKMNSTMSGMLGGLKLPGM; from the coding sequence ATGAACATCCAGAAGATGATGCAGCAGGCGCAGCAGATGCAGGAGCGCATGCAGCGGCAGATGGCCGAGACGGTGATCGAGGCATCGGCCGGCGGCGTGGTCTCCGTGAAGGTCGATGGGGCCAAGCACCTGCTCTCGATCACGATCGACCCCGAGGCCGTCAGCGCGGGCGATGTGGAGATGCTGCAGGACGCGATCCTCGCGGCCGTGCAGGACGCGCAGCGCAAGGCCGACGAGAAGATGAACAGCACCATGAGCGGCATGCTGGGCGGCCTCAAGCTGCCCGGCATGTGA
- a CDS encoding DUF4203 domain-containing protein, with the protein MLPATLHVPAAVLFLVGGVLSCFLGQRTFRIVLGLYGFVLGVLVAGSVVGPADTTRDILILVGGGIGGAFALVLAYFIGVALLGATLAALAVHAVAAYFGAEPPALLVVACTVAGALLALSMQRYVIVVGTAFGGAWLLVMGALGLWHRESVVGLGSAATGWQAYPLRPAPGEHWVLVVWLLLAVAGLIAQFRLSAPRLLRAR; encoded by the coding sequence ATGCTGCCGGCGACGCTGCATGTCCCTGCCGCTGTCCTCTTTCTCGTGGGCGGCGTGTTGTCCTGTTTTCTCGGGCAGCGGACGTTCCGAATCGTGCTCGGTCTGTACGGGTTCGTGCTCGGCGTGCTGGTGGCTGGCTCGGTGGTCGGGCCTGCCGACACCACGCGAGACATCCTGATCCTGGTGGGCGGCGGCATCGGCGGCGCGTTCGCGCTCGTGCTTGCGTACTTCATCGGGGTCGCGCTCCTCGGCGCAACGCTGGCGGCACTGGCCGTGCACGCCGTGGCCGCGTACTTCGGCGCCGAACCGCCGGCGCTGCTCGTGGTGGCCTGCACGGTCGCCGGTGCACTCCTCGCCCTCTCCATGCAGCGCTACGTCATCGTTGTCGGCACGGCGTTCGGCGGCGCGTGGCTGCTGGTGATGGGGGCGCTCGGCCTGTGGCATCGCGAGTCGGTCGTGGGCCTCGGCAGCGCGGCCACGGGATGGCAGGCGTATCCGCTGCGTCCCGCGCCTGGCGAGCACTGGGTGCTCGTGGTCTGGCTGCTCCTGGCGGTGGCCGGGCTCATCGCGCAGTTCCGTCTGTCGGCGCCGCGCCTGCTGCGCGCACGCTGA
- a CDS encoding sugar phosphate isomerase/epimerase, translating to MAVSRRHFARSLIAVGVPAAMAARRADAAQEQSSAVGGVAVSGPQSPVLLFSKHLPDLGWRDLGAAVRSAGFDGVDLTVRPGGHVLPERVAEDLPRAVAAIRDAGSMVGMLTTALTQPDDPTASPIVKTARAVDVPRLKAGYYRYAFADVTKELAAATWAFHGLVALAAQAGVVIAYHNHSGYIGAPVWDALQMIDGQPPTATGLYFDVRHATVEGGVAGWRVALQRAAPHLRMLAMKDFYWDKGRDGRWRVVDCPIGEGMVDWKTFGAHLRAARFSGPISIHVEYDPGGRTPGEQRDRMLEAMVRDRTRLMALLA from the coding sequence ATGGCTGTTTCACGTCGCCACTTCGCTCGATCGCTCATCGCCGTTGGCGTACCTGCCGCGATGGCGGCGCGGCGCGCCGATGCTGCTCAGGAGCAGTCGTCGGCCGTCGGCGGCGTTGCCGTGTCTGGGCCGCAATCGCCGGTGCTCCTGTTCTCCAAGCACCTGCCCGATCTCGGCTGGCGCGATCTCGGTGCGGCGGTCCGCAGCGCGGGCTTCGATGGCGTCGATCTCACGGTGCGTCCGGGTGGTCATGTGCTCCCCGAGCGCGTCGCGGAGGATCTGCCTCGCGCCGTGGCGGCCATTCGCGACGCCGGCAGCATGGTGGGCATGCTGACGACAGCGCTGACGCAGCCTGATGACCCGACGGCGTCACCGATCGTCAAGACGGCGCGCGCCGTCGACGTACCGCGACTCAAGGCCGGCTACTACAGGTACGCGTTCGCTGACGTGACGAAGGAACTCGCCGCGGCCACCTGGGCGTTCCACGGACTCGTCGCACTCGCCGCACAGGCGGGCGTGGTCATCGCGTACCACAATCACTCCGGGTACATCGGCGCCCCGGTGTGGGATGCGCTGCAGATGATCGACGGGCAGCCGCCCACGGCCACGGGCCTGTATTTCGACGTCCGTCACGCGACGGTCGAAGGGGGAGTGGCTGGCTGGCGGGTGGCGCTGCAGCGTGCGGCGCCACACCTGCGCATGCTCGCGATGAAGGACTTCTACTGGGACAAGGGACGCGACGGCCGATGGCGCGTCGTCGATTGTCCGATTGGCGAGGGGATGGTCGACTGGAAGACGTTCGGCGCCCACCTGCGCGCCGCGCGGTTCAGCGGTCCGATCTCGATACACGTCGAGTACGACCCGGGCGGACGGACGCCCGGGGAGCAACGCGATCGGATGCTGGAGGCGATGGTGCGCGATCGCACGCGCCTGATGGCACTGCTCGCGTGA
- a CDS encoding PQQ-dependent sugar dehydrogenase — protein sequence MRRPAGFAFSLHAWMAVTGVVAATALTFAQPESPSLRNGTKRFAMRVVTAGLADPWEVAWGPDGMLWVTERPALRITRVDPTTGAHHVAATLDGTATAAGSGGVLGMALHPQLLRHTGHDEVYVAVTYIDMARPADLRFSDPASPFRHLYSKVVRLRYDAATATLVDPVTILDGLPAGNDHYGMRLAFGPDGTLHLTTGDQGGNQLGNYCHPIYSQQLPTQAEVDARDWSAYEGKTLRLTTDGGIPADNPVIGGVRSHVYTYGHRNPQGITMGVDGTMYTSDHGPKSDDEVNVLVPGGNYGWPHVAGYRDDSAYEYARWGDSTTPCASLRFSDLAIPSSVPRAPESAFTPPMVAPLATLFTVPTGHDFEDPACGGVHYLCWPTVAAASVEAYAHHDGIPGWDRVLIVSALKRGSLYVVPLDASGQRAVGPVTREARTRNRYRDTAVHPDGRTIFVATTSGGLVESLTDLQVAKTRDNDGSILAFTYEGEAAGTSAPAVATTTTARPPSSARRVEPPPAPRAAPRGPSPPFSAAQVVAGKAAYDTSCAVCHGASLSNGTFGTPLAGEYFRRQWSGRPVADLFEKAHGTMPPAAIGSLPAETYAAILAYVLEVNGSTPGATDLPADITRLRTWRVP from the coding sequence GTGCGACGACCTGCCGGATTCGCGTTCTCCCTGCATGCGTGGATGGCTGTCACTGGCGTGGTGGCGGCCACGGCGCTGACGTTCGCGCAGCCGGAGTCTCCCTCACTCAGGAACGGTACGAAGCGATTCGCCATGCGCGTCGTGACAGCGGGCCTCGCGGATCCGTGGGAAGTGGCCTGGGGGCCCGACGGGATGCTGTGGGTGACCGAACGTCCGGCGCTGCGCATCACGCGCGTGGATCCAACGACGGGCGCGCACCACGTCGCGGCCACGCTCGACGGCACCGCCACGGCCGCCGGCTCCGGCGGCGTGCTGGGCATGGCGCTCCATCCACAACTGCTCCGCCACACCGGACACGACGAGGTGTACGTCGCCGTCACGTACATCGACATGGCTCGGCCTGCCGACCTGCGATTCAGCGATCCGGCGAGCCCGTTCCGCCACCTGTATTCGAAGGTGGTGCGACTGCGCTACGACGCGGCCACGGCCACGCTCGTCGATCCGGTCACGATTCTCGACGGCCTGCCGGCCGGCAACGACCACTACGGCATGCGCCTCGCGTTCGGTCCCGATGGCACGCTCCATCTCACGACCGGCGACCAGGGCGGCAACCAGCTCGGGAACTACTGCCACCCGATCTACTCGCAGCAACTGCCGACGCAGGCCGAGGTCGACGCGCGCGACTGGTCCGCCTACGAAGGCAAGACGCTGCGCCTCACCACAGACGGCGGCATCCCCGCGGACAACCCCGTCATCGGCGGCGTGCGCAGTCACGTGTACACGTACGGCCACCGCAATCCGCAGGGCATCACGATGGGTGTCGACGGCACGATGTACACCTCGGACCACGGACCCAAGTCCGACGATGAGGTGAACGTGCTGGTGCCGGGCGGCAACTACGGCTGGCCGCACGTGGCGGGCTATCGCGACGACAGCGCGTACGAATACGCGCGCTGGGGCGACTCGACGACGCCGTGCGCCAGCCTGCGCTTCAGCGATCTCGCCATTCCGTCGTCGGTGCCGCGCGCGCCCGAGTCGGCGTTCACGCCGCCCATGGTGGCGCCGCTCGCAACGCTGTTCACGGTACCCACCGGCCACGACTTCGAGGACCCGGCGTGCGGCGGCGTGCACTATCTCTGCTGGCCGACGGTCGCTGCGGCGAGCGTCGAAGCGTACGCACACCACGACGGCATCCCGGGATGGGACCGCGTGCTCATCGTGTCGGCCCTGAAGCGCGGCTCGCTCTACGTCGTGCCGCTCGACGCGTCCGGCCAGCGCGCGGTCGGGCCCGTCACGCGCGAAGCCCGCACGCGGAATCGCTATCGGGATACGGCGGTGCATCCAGACGGACGGACGATCTTCGTCGCGACGACGAGCGGCGGGCTCGTCGAGTCACTCACCGACCTTCAAGTTGCCAAGACCCGCGACAACGACGGCTCCATTCTCGCGTTCACATACGAGGGCGAAGCCGCCGGCACGAGCGCACCGGCCGTTGCCACCACCACAACGGCACGTCCCCCATCGTCTGCACGTCGCGTCGAACCGCCCCCCGCGCCGCGCGCGGCGCCGCGCGGACCGTCGCCGCCGTTCAGTGCCGCGCAGGTGGTCGCCGGCAAGGCGGCGTACGACACGTCGTGCGCGGTGTGTCACGGCGCATCGCTCTCGAACGGGACGTTCGGCACGCCGCTGGCCGGCGAGTATTTCAGGCGTCAGTGGAGCGGACGCCCCGTGGCGGATCTGTTCGAGAAGGCGCACGGCACGATGCCGCCCGCCGCCATCGGATCGCTGCCGGCGGAGACCTACGCCGCGATCCTGGCGTACGTGCTGGAGGTCAACGGCAGCACGCCTGGCGCGACGGACCTACCCGCAGACATCACACGCCTCCGCACCTGGCGCGTCCCGTGA
- a CDS encoding flippase-like domain-containing protein, with protein sequence MAALAGLALFAWTLRRTGLDTIADGFGRVGFAFLGILVLSGLRFAARAWAWLLCTEPPHTLRLRDTFPALVSGDALGNLTPLGLFVSEPTKAAFVRDRVSLMTALSGIAVENLFYIVTVAAMIGGGTLALLAEFDVTPALRAMSLVALAGMVAFLTLAAALVSGRFRPLTVGMAWLERLSLVPVALRTRADKLRIFEDQVYTFARRHPSRPLPILLLECGYHVLGVAETYLTVALLLPAATGPTLLGAFLLESINRFVQVAFKFVPMRLGVDEAGSGLLTQVLYGTSALGVTLAVVRKARMLVWTGVGVVFLGLRGLDRGTR encoded by the coding sequence GTGGCTGCGCTGGCGGGTCTTGCGCTGTTTGCGTGGACGTTGCGCCGGACGGGCCTCGACACCATCGCCGACGGTTTCGGTCGTGTCGGGTTCGCGTTCCTGGGGATCCTCGTGCTGTCGGGCCTGCGGTTCGCGGCGCGTGCCTGGGCCTGGCTGCTGTGTACGGAACCGCCACACACCCTGCGGCTGCGCGACACGTTCCCGGCGCTCGTGAGCGGCGACGCGCTCGGCAACCTCACGCCGCTGGGTCTGTTTGTCAGCGAGCCGACCAAGGCCGCGTTCGTGCGCGATCGCGTGTCGCTGATGACCGCGCTCTCCGGCATCGCCGTCGAGAACCTCTTCTACATCGTGACGGTGGCCGCCATGATCGGCGGGGGCACGCTGGCGCTGCTCGCCGAGTTCGACGTCACGCCGGCGCTGCGTGCGATGAGCCTCGTCGCCCTCGCGGGCATGGTGGCGTTCCTGACGCTGGCCGCGGCACTCGTAAGCGGGCGCTTTCGTCCGCTCACCGTTGGCATGGCGTGGCTGGAGCGGCTGTCGCTCGTGCCCGTTGCGCTGCGGACGCGTGCCGACAAGCTGCGCATCTTCGAAGACCAGGTCTACACGTTCGCGCGACGGCATCCCTCGCGTCCGCTGCCGATCCTGCTGCTCGAATGCGGCTACCACGTGCTCGGCGTGGCGGAGACGTACCTCACCGTGGCGCTGCTGCTGCCCGCCGCAACAGGTCCCACGCTGCTCGGCGCGTTCCTGCTCGAGTCGATCAACAGGTTCGTGCAGGTGGCGTTCAAGTTCGTGCCGATGCGGCTCGGCGTGGACGAGGCGGGTTCCGGACTGCTGACGCAGGTGCTCTACGGCACGTCAGCGCTCGGCGTCACGCTCGCCGTGGTGCGCAAGGCGCGCATGCTGGTGTGGACCGGAGTGGGGGTGGTGTTCCTCGGCCTGCGCGGCCTCGATCGCGGTACGCGATAG
- the recR gene encoding recombination protein RecR — MSTPYPEPLTRLIEQLQKWPGVGAKTAQRLAFHVLKAPREDAERLADALRDVKSRVVHCSICANITDTDPCVYCASPDRDGRIICVVEEPVNVVAIEKTRDFRGRYHVLMGTLSPLQGIGPDALRIKPLLARVATGDVDEVILATNPTVEGEATALYLSKLLKPLGVRVTRIGMGVPMGSDLEYADEVTMTRALEGRREM; from the coding sequence TTGTCTACGCCCTACCCGGAGCCGCTGACGCGGCTCATCGAGCAGCTGCAGAAGTGGCCCGGCGTCGGCGCCAAGACGGCGCAGCGCCTGGCGTTTCACGTGCTGAAGGCCCCCCGCGAAGACGCCGAGCGCCTGGCCGACGCGCTGCGTGACGTGAAGAGCCGCGTCGTGCACTGTTCCATCTGCGCCAACATCACGGACACGGATCCGTGCGTCTACTGCGCGAGCCCCGATCGCGACGGCCGGATCATCTGCGTGGTCGAGGAGCCGGTGAACGTGGTGGCGATCGAGAAGACGCGCGATTTCCGCGGACGCTATCACGTGCTCATGGGCACGTTGTCGCCGCTGCAGGGCATCGGCCCAGATGCGTTGCGCATCAAGCCGCTGCTCGCCCGCGTGGCGACCGGTGACGTCGACGAGGTGATCCTCGCCACCAATCCGACAGTCGAAGGCGAAGCGACGGCGCTCTACCTGTCGAAGCTGCTCAAGCCGCTCGGCGTGCGCGTGACGCGCATCGGCATGGGCGTCCCGATGGGCAGCGATCTCGAGTACGCCGACGAAGTGACGATGACGCGCGCCCTCGAAGGCCGCCGCGAGATGTGA
- a CDS encoding DUF488 domain-containing protein, translating to MSRKASVPPFFTIGHSTRPLDEFIALLRESRIERLVDVRTIPRSRFNPQFNKDTLPDALAGAGISYEHLTALGGRRGRSRDVPPEVNAFWTHESFHSYADYALSSQFREGLDHLIDDGRQRRCAIMCSEAVWWRCHRRIVADYLLARGETVIHIMAPGRVEPATLTPGAVVRSDGTVVYPPAQPSI from the coding sequence ATGTCAAGGAAGGCCTCGGTCCCGCCGTTCTTCACGATCGGCCATTCGACTCGACCCCTCGACGAGTTCATCGCCCTGTTGCGTGAGTCGCGCATCGAACGACTCGTGGACGTGCGCACGATTCCGCGTTCGCGATTCAATCCACAGTTCAACAAGGACACGCTGCCGGACGCGCTGGCCGGTGCCGGTATCTCGTACGAGCACCTGACGGCGCTCGGTGGACGCCGGGGCAGGAGCCGTGACGTGCCACCGGAGGTCAACGCCTTCTGGACGCACGAGAGCTTTCATTCGTACGCCGACTACGCCCTCTCGTCGCAGTTTCGCGAGGGCCTGGATCACCTGATCGACGATGGACGCCAACGGCGCTGCGCCATCATGTGCTCCGAGGCCGTCTGGTGGCGGTGCCACCGCCGCATCGTGGCCGACTACCTGCTCGCGCGTGGCGAGACAGTGATTCACATCATGGCGCCCGGGCGCGTGGAGCCGGCGACCCTCACGCCCGGCGCCGTCGTGCGTTCCGACGGGACGGTCGTCTATCCACCGGCGCAGCCGTCCATCTGA